One Halomonas sp. M4R1S46 genomic window carries:
- a CDS encoding SLC13 family permease, whose product MTWQMLLSLGTVLAVLATLAFSRIAPDVILVGALAFLMVVGVLTPAEALTGFSNPGVMTIATLYVVAAGLKETGAVQWLAHRMLGQPQRLRLAQLRVLLPAAGLSAFMNNTTVVAMFIPAVQEWAGRLRLPPSKLLLPLSFAAILGGTCTLIGTSTNLVVDGLLQTEMNTHLAMFELAWVGVPLLIVGGGFLYLFADRLLPNRQGALEQLETAREYAVEVSVLDKGPLVGRTIAEAGLRNLSHGYLAEIERHDHLLTAVPPDTELQAGDVLIFIGAPECARELRRIHGLRPAGGDVRKLDIAHHRRCLVEAVIGPDFAGLNQSVRESRFRSRYQAVILSISRHGKRLPGKLGDISLQVGDTLLLETAQDFVDQYRYRKDFLLVSALNDSTPPDFRKAPLALGILASMVLASASGWLSILEAALLAGGAMLATRCVPASKARRYVDLSVLIVIGASFALGEAMTKTGAASQIAQWLMFRDDLAPWAALALVYLMTVIFTELITNNAAAVLMFPIAIAMAEQLGVSYMPFTVAIMFAASASFMTPLGYQTNLMVLGPGGYRFLDYVRLGAPLSLIVGTTAVVLVPVVWPF is encoded by the coding sequence ATGACCTGGCAGATGCTGCTCTCCCTGGGGACCGTGCTGGCGGTCCTCGCCACGCTTGCCTTCAGTCGTATCGCGCCCGACGTGATCCTGGTCGGGGCCCTGGCGTTTCTGATGGTCGTCGGTGTGTTGACGCCTGCCGAGGCCCTGACCGGCTTCTCCAATCCCGGCGTGATGACCATCGCCACCCTCTATGTGGTGGCGGCAGGGCTCAAGGAGACCGGCGCCGTCCAGTGGCTGGCCCATCGGATGCTGGGCCAGCCGCAGCGCCTGCGGCTGGCCCAGCTGCGGGTGTTGCTGCCGGCCGCCGGCCTCAGCGCCTTCATGAACAACACCACGGTGGTCGCCATGTTCATTCCTGCCGTCCAGGAATGGGCCGGACGCCTCCGCCTGCCTCCCTCCAAGTTGCTGCTGCCGCTGAGCTTTGCGGCCATCCTGGGCGGTACCTGCACCCTGATCGGCACCAGTACCAACCTGGTGGTGGATGGGCTGTTGCAGACCGAGATGAATACCCACCTGGCGATGTTCGAGCTGGCCTGGGTCGGCGTTCCCCTGCTGATCGTGGGGGGCGGCTTCCTGTATCTGTTCGCCGACCGCTTGTTGCCCAACCGCCAGGGGGCCCTGGAGCAGCTGGAAACCGCGCGGGAATATGCCGTCGAGGTGTCGGTCCTGGACAAGGGCCCCCTGGTCGGCAGGACCATCGCCGAGGCGGGGTTGCGCAACCTCAGCCATGGCTACCTGGCGGAAATCGAGCGGCATGACCACCTGCTCACGGCCGTGCCGCCAGACACCGAGCTGCAGGCCGGCGATGTGCTGATCTTCATCGGGGCGCCCGAGTGTGCCAGGGAGCTGCGTCGCATCCATGGCCTGCGACCCGCCGGCGGAGACGTGCGCAAGCTGGACATCGCCCACCATCGCCGTTGCCTGGTCGAGGCGGTCATCGGGCCGGATTTCGCCGGTCTCAACCAGAGCGTGCGGGAGTCGCGGTTCCGCTCGCGCTATCAGGCCGTCATCCTGTCGATCTCTCGGCACGGCAAGCGGCTCCCGGGCAAGCTGGGCGACATCTCCCTGCAAGTGGGCGATACCCTGCTGCTGGAAACGGCCCAGGACTTCGTCGACCAGTATCGCTACCGCAAGGATTTCCTGCTGGTCAGCGCCCTCAACGACTCCACGCCGCCGGACTTCCGCAAGGCGCCCCTGGCACTGGGGATCCTGGCAAGCATGGTGCTGGCCAGTGCCAGCGGCTGGCTGAGTATCCTGGAGGCGGCGCTGCTGGCGGGGGGCGCCATGCTGGCGACGCGCTGCGTGCCGGCCAGCAAGGCCCGCCGCTATGTGGATCTCTCCGTGTTGATCGTGATCGGCGCCTCGTTCGCCCTCGGCGAGGCGATGACCAAGACGGGCGCGGCCAGCCAGATCGCCCAGTGGCTGATGTTCCGCGATGACCTGGCACCTTGGGCGGCGCTGGCGCTGGTGTACCTGATGACGGTGATCTTTACCGAGCTGATTACCAACAATGCCGCGGCCGTGCTGATGTTTCCCATCGCGATCGCCATGGCCGAGCAGCTCGGCGTGAGCTATATGCCGTTCACCGTGGCGATCATGTTCGCCGCCTCGGCCAGTTTCATGACCCCCCTGGGGTACCAGACCAACCTGATGGTGCTGGGACCGGGGGGCTATCGGTTCCTCGATTATGTACGCCTCGGCGCCCCCCTGAGCCTCATCGTCGGGACGACGGCGGTGGTGCTGGTGCCGGTGGTATGGCCGTTCTGA
- a CDS encoding MBL fold metallo-hydrolase RNA specificity domain-containing protein — protein sequence MEGLIHGDGDESWRALEIIVDSPLASRFTAVYRELKPWWDAEARRRLDHGRHPLSFDSLYTVGSHEEHERTLDYLAESGRPAVVIAASGMVSGGRVVNYLKRMLGDPRHAVVFVGYQAAGTPGRDIQRYGPRGGWVRLGGERIEIRASVESVAGYSAHADGRDLLDFVRHMRHSPREIRLVHGEAEAKRALKASLEAWAEEAGHALEVTLATEAH from the coding sequence TTGGAGGGCCTGATCCATGGCGACGGGGACGAAAGCTGGCGCGCGCTCGAGATCATCGTCGACTCGCCCCTGGCATCGCGTTTCACCGCGGTGTATCGCGAGCTCAAGCCCTGGTGGGACGCCGAGGCGCGTCGCCGCCTGGACCATGGCCGCCACCCGCTGAGCTTCGACAGCCTCTATACCGTGGGCAGCCACGAGGAACATGAGCGTACCCTGGACTACCTGGCCGAGAGCGGCCGGCCGGCGGTGGTGATCGCCGCCAGCGGCATGGTCAGCGGTGGCCGAGTGGTCAACTACCTCAAGCGCATGCTCGGCGATCCGCGCCACGCCGTGGTGTTCGTTGGCTACCAGGCCGCCGGCACCCCGGGGCGTGACATCCAGCGCTACGGCCCCCGGGGTGGCTGGGTGAGGCTCGGTGGCGAGCGCATCGAGATCCGCGCGAGTGTCGAGAGCGTGGCGGGCTACTCGGCCCATGCCGACGGCCGCGACCTGCTCGACTTCGTGCGGCACATGCGCCACTCGCCCCGGGAGATCCGCTTGGTGCATGGCGAGGCCGAGGCGAAGCGGGCGTTGAAGGCGAGCCTCGAGGCCTGGGCCGAAGAGGCGGGGCACGCCCTGGAGGTGACGCTCGCCACCGAGGCCCACTGA
- a CDS encoding HD-GYP domain-containing protein: protein MMTNDDIPAYRNLINIPASELRIGMYVAELDRPWLETPFPLEGVLIATEGDIKQVKKYASTVYISVGESYSTPGSPIRNTVFKKEGKPFTETGKRVNLEVSPPVEKEIKRIKKEHYGAKGMIKKLMSDKQNWHKNIPETRRVVKSFADSIARNQNALYWLTRIKNKNEYTAEHCLNVGILAMVFAKHLGWEPRRIEEVGLSGMLHDVGKMNIPIEILDKPGKLSEEEFEVIKRHVLEGYKILSSDSTLPETVLNTSRDHHERMNGKGYPYGKKGADLSDEAKLIAIVDTYDAITSDRVYSPAEPPTHALKVIYENSGELFDKLLSVKFIECIGIYPPGSSVELNTGETAIVIEQAPEKKLQPKIFILPKRETQPISEGTFLDLSNQKSFFERKITRAIPEGRLSDIAEEVFRIIAL, encoded by the coding sequence ATGATGACAAATGATGATATCCCAGCCTACAGGAACCTAATCAACATTCCTGCTTCAGAATTACGAATCGGGATGTATGTTGCTGAGTTAGATCGCCCTTGGCTCGAAACACCCTTTCCACTAGAAGGTGTCCTCATAGCAACAGAAGGCGACATTAAGCAAGTAAAAAAATACGCCAGCACGGTTTATATATCTGTTGGAGAATCATATAGCACCCCAGGCTCCCCTATACGCAACACAGTTTTTAAAAAAGAAGGCAAACCGTTCACAGAAACAGGCAAGCGCGTAAATCTCGAAGTCAGCCCCCCTGTTGAAAAAGAGATCAAGAGGATAAAAAAAGAACACTACGGCGCCAAGGGAATGATAAAGAAATTGATGTCAGACAAGCAGAACTGGCACAAGAACATCCCTGAAACCAGAAGGGTCGTGAAAAGCTTTGCCGACTCCATTGCAAGAAACCAAAACGCCCTTTACTGGCTAACCAGAATCAAGAACAAGAACGAGTACACTGCCGAACACTGCCTGAATGTCGGCATTTTAGCAATGGTATTCGCCAAGCACCTCGGCTGGGAGCCGCGCAGAATTGAAGAAGTCGGCCTATCAGGAATGCTGCATGACGTGGGAAAGATGAACATCCCTATTGAGATACTGGACAAACCAGGAAAGCTGAGCGAGGAGGAATTCGAAGTAATAAAAAGGCATGTCCTGGAAGGTTACAAGATTCTAAGCAGCGACAGCACGTTACCCGAAACAGTCTTGAACACGAGTCGCGATCACCACGAGCGAATGAACGGCAAAGGATACCCCTATGGAAAAAAAGGGGCAGACTTATCTGATGAGGCGAAACTCATAGCCATTGTAGATACATACGATGCCATCACAAGTGACCGAGTATACAGCCCAGCCGAACCGCCCACACATGCCTTAAAGGTGATATATGAAAACTCTGGAGAACTCTTTGACAAGCTCTTAAGCGTTAAATTTATTGAATGCATTGGGATCTATCCCCCCGGGTCATCTGTAGAGCTAAACACGGGGGAGACTGCTATTGTGATAGAACAAGCCCCTGAAAAAAAGCTTCAACCCAAAATCTTCATCCTTCCGAAAAGAGAAACGCAACCCATTTCAGAGGGAACATTCCTGGACTTGAGCAACCAGAAAAGCTTCTTCGAGAGAAAAATAACAAGAGCAATACCAGAGGGTCGTCTATCAGACATCGCAGAAGAAGTCTTCAGAATCATAGCGTTATAA
- a CDS encoding TRAP transporter substrate-binding protein, which produces MPGTSRPPFAVAAFPLLALGLAASALPAHSATRMDFSNEYNASSIHAQGDAWFIDRVEELTDGDVDITLHTGGALGFRSGDHFYAVADNAVQIADSLSGTLGGIDPLFLLSSLPFVADDVESAHRLYEIARPEYEKVFEDNDQILLYASPWPASGIWSEGPVTSMAALEDLKIRSYDRNGTATLVNAGASPVKLSWADVVPQLATGGIEAVLTSAEAGANGSFWEHLSDFNAIHYAVPLNMVHMNRDAFSELSEANQQAILQAAEETDAHNWEVVEERVAQNYAELEEHGVSIHDPVPAEFHDGLEQAAQPVVDDWVESTGERASRVLEAFHQESRQESGQ; this is translated from the coding sequence ATGCCTGGCACCTCTCGCCCACCGTTCGCCGTTGCGGCGTTTCCCCTGTTGGCCCTCGGCCTGGCCGCCTCTGCCCTGCCGGCCCACTCGGCCACGCGCATGGACTTCTCCAACGAATACAACGCCAGCTCGATCCATGCCCAGGGCGACGCCTGGTTCATCGACCGGGTCGAGGAGCTGACCGACGGCGACGTCGACATCACCCTGCACACCGGCGGCGCGCTCGGCTTCCGCTCCGGGGATCACTTCTACGCCGTGGCCGACAACGCCGTGCAGATCGCCGACAGCCTGTCCGGCACCCTGGGCGGTATCGATCCCCTCTTCCTGCTGTCGTCGCTGCCCTTCGTGGCGGACGATGTCGAATCCGCCCACCGCCTCTACGAGATCGCCCGACCGGAATACGAGAAGGTCTTCGAGGACAACGACCAGATCCTGCTCTACGCCTCGCCCTGGCCCGCTAGCGGCATCTGGTCCGAGGGCCCCGTCACCAGCATGGCGGCGCTCGAGGACCTCAAGATCCGCAGCTATGACCGCAACGGCACCGCCACCCTGGTCAACGCCGGCGCCTCGCCGGTGAAGCTCTCCTGGGCCGATGTGGTGCCCCAGCTCGCCACCGGCGGCATCGAGGCGGTGCTCACCTCCGCCGAGGCCGGCGCCAACGGCAGCTTCTGGGAACACCTGAGCGACTTCAACGCCATCCACTACGCCGTGCCGCTCAACATGGTGCACATGAACCGCGATGCCTTCAGCGAGCTGAGCGAGGCAAACCAGCAGGCGATCCTCCAGGCCGCCGAGGAGACCGACGCCCACAACTGGGAGGTCGTGGAGGAACGCGTGGCGCAGAATTACGCCGAACTCGAGGAACACGGCGTCAGCATCCACGATCCGGTGCCGGCCGAGTTCCACGACGGCCTCGAGCAGGCGGCCCAGCCGGTGGTCGACGACTGGGTCGAGAGCACCGGTGAGCGCGCCAGCCGTGTCCTGGAGGCGTTCCACCAGGAGAGCCGCCAAGAGAGCGGCCAATGA
- a CDS encoding TRAP transporter small permease, giving the protein MSSQHRRDGAGFPGVATLLVDALGRLSGALAALGAGLAMLLVVYMLGHILLEIGLRLFGRSTFILDEYIGYSVAAMTFLGLPYALEKDGLIRVALVLERLPRAWRWPLELFASVSALLAFGWLARYWTLAVQRSQARGIVSETLAQTPLWIPQGAVLVGLYLLCFVLIVRSLRILVQRHAFASGDH; this is encoded by the coding sequence ATGAGTTCACAGCATCGCCGTGACGGCGCCGGCTTCCCCGGCGTCGCCACCCTCCTGGTCGATGCCCTCGGCCGGCTGTCCGGCGCCCTGGCGGCGCTGGGCGCCGGCCTGGCCATGCTGCTGGTGGTCTACATGCTCGGCCATATCCTGCTCGAGATCGGCCTGCGGCTGTTCGGTCGCTCCACCTTCATCCTCGACGAATACATCGGCTACAGCGTCGCGGCGATGACCTTCCTCGGCCTGCCCTATGCCCTCGAGAAGGACGGGCTGATCCGCGTGGCGCTCGTGCTGGAGCGCCTGCCCCGGGCCTGGCGCTGGCCGCTGGAGCTCTTCGCCAGCGTCTCGGCGCTGCTCGCCTTCGGCTGGCTGGCCCGCTACTGGACGCTGGCCGTGCAGCGCAGCCAGGCCCGCGGCATCGTCAGCGAGACCCTGGCCCAGACGCCGCTGTGGATCCCCCAGGGCGCGGTGCTCGTCGGCCTGTACCTGCTGTGCTTCGTCCTCATCGTCCGCTCGCTGCGCATCCTGGTGCAGCGCCACGCCTTCGCCTCCGGAGACCACTGA
- a CDS encoding TRAP transporter large permease gives MEMLLVGAGVIGLLLGVLALGSWVFAGLVIVAMLSLWGLGDFDAERIGLILSKILFRAANSWELSAIPLFILMGELIFRSNISERLFRGLTPLTRRLPGGILHTNVLGCTLFAAVSGSSAATTATIGKITTRELAQRRYDRNLSIGSLAGAGSLGLLIPPSIVMIVYGVQAEVSISKLFMAGVLPGLLIAALYVGYVALRSLLDPSVAPRTEDTGSGVLQALRDLAPVLGLIVIVIGAIYSGIATPSEAAAVGCAATLALLLWERQLTISLFMDALRGALISAVMVCSLLVAAAMLATAMGYLHLPSELAGWIAEQAFSPVALLLAMALFYVLLGLFLDGISITVMSLPITLPIIVQAGYDPLWFGVFLVIMVELGQITPPVGFNLFVLQGLTGESIGRVALAAAPFFALMCLAALIISVWPTIVLWLPTVLSG, from the coding sequence ATGGAGATGCTACTCGTCGGCGCCGGCGTCATCGGCCTGCTGCTCGGCGTGCTCGCGCTGGGCAGCTGGGTGTTCGCCGGCCTGGTCATCGTCGCCATGCTGTCGCTGTGGGGGCTGGGGGACTTCGACGCCGAACGCATCGGCCTGATCCTCTCCAAGATCCTGTTCCGCGCCGCCAACAGCTGGGAGCTCTCGGCCATCCCGCTGTTCATCCTGATGGGCGAGCTGATCTTTCGCTCCAACATCTCCGAGCGGCTGTTCCGCGGCCTGACGCCGCTCACCCGCCGCCTGCCCGGCGGTATCCTGCACACCAACGTGCTGGGCTGCACGCTGTTCGCCGCCGTCAGCGGCTCGAGCGCCGCCACCACCGCCACCATCGGCAAGATCACCACCCGCGAACTGGCCCAACGCCGCTACGACCGTAACCTGTCGATCGGCTCGCTGGCCGGCGCCGGCAGCCTGGGGCTGTTGATCCCGCCCTCGATCGTGATGATCGTCTACGGCGTGCAGGCCGAGGTCTCGATCAGCAAGCTGTTCATGGCCGGCGTGCTGCCGGGGCTGCTGATCGCGGCCCTTTACGTCGGCTACGTGGCCCTGCGCAGCCTGCTCGACCCTAGCGTGGCCCCCAGGACCGAGGACACCGGCAGCGGCGTGTTACAGGCGTTGCGCGACCTGGCCCCCGTGCTGGGGCTGATCGTGATCGTCATCGGTGCCATCTACAGCGGTATCGCCACGCCCTCGGAGGCCGCCGCCGTGGGTTGCGCCGCCACCCTGGCGCTGCTGCTGTGGGAGCGCCAGCTGACGATCTCGCTGTTCATGGACGCCCTGCGTGGCGCGCTGATCAGCGCGGTGATGGTGTGCAGCCTGCTGGTGGCCGCGGCCATGCTCGCCACCGCCATGGGCTACCTGCACCTGCCCAGCGAGCTGGCCGGGTGGATCGCCGAACAGGCCTTCTCGCCGGTGGCCCTGCTGCTCGCCATGGCGCTGTTCTACGTGCTGCTGGGGCTGTTCCTGGACGGCATCTCGATCACCGTGATGAGCCTGCCCATCACCCTGCCGATCATCGTCCAGGCCGGCTACGACCCGCTGTGGTTCGGCGTCTTCCTGGTGATCATGGTGGAACTGGGGCAGATCACCCCGCCGGTGGGCTTCAACCTCTTCGTGCTGCAGGGGCTGACCGGCGAGAGCATCGGCCGCGTGGCGCTGGCGGCGGCGCCCTTCTTCGCGCTGATGTGCCTCGCCGCACTGATCATCAGCGTCTGGCCGACCATCGTGCTGTGGCTGCCGACGGTGCTTTCCGGCTAG
- the pgi gene encoding glucose-6-phosphate isomerase: MDEQTVVPGERAGEEQGWHERLADKAEALQTTPLAMWLDGGSRLCRARAEALSWRWGPLTLDASKQRLDQEALRLLVDWAESRELHRWREALFAGEIVNPSEGRPAWHAASRWGVEPPAPSGSEAAVAEAQSQRRRMSALVEHIRAGRWQGATGRPIRHLVHIGVGGSDLGPRLVSEALAEEGDADAIEVHFVSSMDGGQLLPLMERLDPAATLLVVASKSFTTADTSFNLRTALAWLEASLETGEAEIRRHQLIGVSAHPERMTAFGIPDAHQLTFSEGVGGRFSLWSAIGVSLAVRIGMPAFEGLLEGAHAMDRHFLEAPSHDNLPVLSAVIGAWNSQFLGIPTHAILPYDSRLASLPAYLQQLEMESNGKSCTRDGRPVESATCPILWGEVGPDAQHAFYQLLHQGSHTVSAELLAVAQRHGARGGRLGACLRDQQRLTLANCLAQSQLLALGDEAIPSSLQGFLSQGYRGNQPHSVLLMESLTPQALGSLLALYEHKVFVQSLLWGLNPFDQPGVELGKRLASSLYRRLGGEDVEPEETVRDVATERLVSRLTGLDGLTSAMAPRSMP; the protein is encoded by the coding sequence ATGGACGAACAGACAGTGGTGCCAGGCGAGCGTGCCGGCGAAGAACAGGGATGGCATGAACGCTTGGCCGACAAGGCCGAAGCGTTGCAAACGACTCCGCTGGCCATGTGGCTCGATGGTGGCTCCCGGCTATGCCGGGCGCGGGCCGAGGCCCTGAGTTGGCGCTGGGGCCCGCTGACCCTGGATGCCAGCAAGCAGCGCCTGGATCAGGAGGCGCTGCGGCTGCTGGTCGACTGGGCCGAGAGCCGTGAGCTCCATCGCTGGCGTGAGGCGCTGTTTGCCGGCGAGATCGTCAATCCGTCCGAGGGCCGGCCCGCCTGGCATGCCGCCTCGCGCTGGGGGGTGGAGCCCCCGGCGCCGAGCGGCAGTGAAGCGGCCGTTGCCGAGGCGCAGTCGCAGCGCCGTCGGATGTCGGCGCTCGTGGAGCACATCCGGGCCGGGCGCTGGCAGGGTGCGACCGGCCGGCCGATCCGTCACCTGGTGCATATCGGCGTGGGCGGCTCCGATCTCGGGCCTCGGCTGGTCAGCGAAGCCCTGGCCGAAGAGGGGGACGCCGACGCCATCGAGGTGCATTTCGTCTCGAGCATGGACGGGGGCCAGCTGCTGCCGCTGATGGAACGCCTGGACCCGGCGGCCACCCTGCTGGTCGTGGCCTCCAAGTCCTTCACGACCGCGGATACGAGTTTCAACCTGCGCACGGCCCTGGCCTGGTTGGAGGCATCGCTGGAGACCGGTGAGGCCGAGATTCGACGCCATCAGCTCATCGGCGTTTCCGCCCATCCCGAGCGCATGACGGCGTTCGGCATTCCCGACGCGCACCAGTTGACCTTCAGTGAAGGCGTCGGCGGGCGATTTTCGCTGTGGTCCGCCATCGGGGTGAGTCTGGCGGTACGGATCGGCATGCCGGCCTTCGAAGGGCTGCTGGAAGGGGCCCATGCCATGGATCGGCACTTCCTGGAAGCGCCCAGCCACGACAACCTGCCCGTGCTGAGCGCCGTGATCGGTGCCTGGAACAGCCAGTTTCTGGGCATTCCCACCCATGCCATCCTGCCCTACGACAGTCGCCTGGCCTCGCTCCCGGCGTACCTGCAACAGCTGGAAATGGAGTCCAACGGCAAGAGCTGTACGCGGGACGGGCGGCCGGTGGAGAGCGCGACCTGCCCCATCCTGTGGGGCGAGGTCGGCCCCGATGCCCAGCACGCCTTCTACCAGCTATTGCATCAAGGGAGCCATACGGTCAGCGCCGAGCTGTTGGCGGTCGCCCAGCGGCATGGCGCCCGGGGCGGTCGGCTCGGTGCATGCCTGCGGGATCAGCAACGCCTGACGCTGGCCAACTGCCTGGCTCAGTCGCAGTTGCTGGCGCTGGGCGATGAGGCGATTCCCTCATCCTTGCAAGGCTTTCTCTCTCAGGGGTATCGGGGCAATCAGCCGCACTCCGTGCTGCTGATGGAATCCCTGACGCCCCAGGCCCTGGGGAGCCTGCTGGCGCTGTACGAGCACAAGGTGTTCGTGCAGTCCCTGCTGTGGGGGCTCAATCCCTTCGACCAGCCCGGCGTCGAGCTGGGCAAGCGCCTGGCCAGCTCACTCTATCGACGACTCGGGGGAGAGGATGTCGAGCCGGAGGAGACCGTTCGCGATGTCGCGACCGAGCGCTTGGTGTCTCGGCTGACCGGCCTGGATGGCCTGACCTCCGCCATGGCGCCCCGGAGCATGCCGTGA
- a CDS encoding UTP--glucose-1-phosphate uridylyltransferase: MNSLRKVIIPVAGFGTRLLPISKAIPKEMVPVVDRPLIQHVVEEALAAGLNEVILVTRGGKSAVEDHFDAHFELEASLEAKGKEALLNELRAIAPPELKLTVIRQPQALGLGHAVHCAARILDDGEPFAVILPDVLVKPQPGESAVDLGDMVTQWRELRRAQIMVEAVPRAEVQSYGIVDCGGDEPRAGESMAMTGVVEKPAPEVAPSRLSVIGRYILPYRVMTLLEDLPPGAGGEIQLTDAIEAQIRESGDVDAFRMRGRSFDCGQIAGWLQANTLLAREAGYAVDQTGPTDS, translated from the coding sequence ATGAATTCCTTACGCAAGGTGATTATCCCGGTGGCCGGCTTCGGCACACGTTTGCTGCCGATCAGCAAGGCGATTCCCAAGGAGATGGTCCCGGTGGTCGACCGGCCGCTGATCCAGCATGTGGTCGAGGAGGCGCTGGCCGCCGGTCTCAATGAGGTGATTCTGGTCACCCGCGGCGGCAAGTCGGCGGTGGAGGATCACTTCGATGCCCATTTCGAGCTCGAGGCGAGCCTGGAGGCCAAGGGCAAGGAGGCCCTGCTCAATGAGCTGCGCGCCATTGCCCCGCCGGAACTCAAGCTGACGGTGATCCGCCAGCCCCAGGCGCTGGGCCTGGGCCATGCCGTGCACTGTGCGGCCCGGATACTGGATGACGGCGAGCCGTTCGCGGTGATCCTGCCCGATGTGCTGGTCAAGCCTCAGCCCGGCGAGTCGGCCGTGGATCTGGGCGACATGGTCACGCAATGGCGGGAGCTCCGGCGGGCCCAGATCATGGTCGAGGCGGTGCCGCGGGCGGAGGTGCAGAGCTATGGCATCGTCGACTGTGGCGGCGACGAGCCGCGAGCCGGCGAATCGATGGCGATGACCGGGGTGGTGGAGAAACCCGCGCCAGAGGTGGCGCCGTCGCGTCTGTCGGTGATCGGCCGCTATATCTTGCCGTATCGGGTGATGACGCTGCTCGAGGACCTTCCGCCTGGGGCCGGGGGCGAGATCCAGCTCACCGATGCCATCGAGGCCCAGATTCGGGAGAGCGGCGATGTGGATGCCTTCCGCATGCGCGGGCGCTCCTTCGATTGCGGCCAGATCGCCGGCTGGCTGCAGGCCAACACGCTGCTGGCCAGGGAAGCCGGTTATGCCGTGGACCAGACCGGGCCCACTGATTCGTGA
- a CDS encoding phosphomannomutase/phosphoglucomutase, with translation MDTIPASIFRAYDIRGIVGDTLRPEWVELIGRAIGSEAAARGEATVVVARDGRLSGEAMCEALVRGLRAAGREVVDIGMVPTPTLYFAAKTLEGTDSGVMVTGSHNPADYNGFKTVLAGESLSGEAITALYQRIRDNDFVAAEEEGGYRQLDVREAYLSRILDDIEPARPLRVVIDCGNGVTGELAPQLFERLGCDLVTLYAEIDGAFPNHHPDPGKPENLEDLIRCVKEGRADLGLAFDGDGDRVGVITPSGALIYPDRLMMAFAEDLLSRNPGARILFDVKCTGNLAKVIERAGGEAEMYRTGHSLIKARMKESGALLAGEMSGHIFFTERWLGFDDGLYAAARLVEVLANQDLDADAFFARYPQDVSTPEVNVSVTDESKFAIIARLTEGDFGGGVMNTLDGVRVDYDDGWGLCRASNTSPVLVLRFEGKDESAMSRIRERFVANLTEAMGEAPALSAH, from the coding sequence ATGGATACGATTCCGGCTTCGATCTTTCGGGCCTATGACATACGCGGCATCGTCGGCGATACGCTGCGCCCGGAGTGGGTGGAGCTTATCGGCCGTGCCATCGGCTCGGAAGCCGCCGCACGGGGCGAGGCGACGGTCGTCGTGGCCCGCGACGGGCGCCTCTCCGGCGAGGCGATGTGCGAAGCGCTGGTGCGTGGCCTGCGCGCGGCGGGGCGCGAGGTGGTGGACATCGGCATGGTGCCCACGCCGACCCTGTACTTCGCCGCCAAGACGCTGGAGGGCACCGATTCCGGGGTGATGGTCACCGGCAGCCACAATCCGGCCGACTACAACGGCTTCAAGACGGTGCTGGCCGGAGAGTCGCTCTCCGGCGAGGCGATCACCGCGCTCTACCAGCGGATCCGGGACAACGACTTCGTCGCCGCCGAGGAAGAGGGCGGCTATCGCCAGCTCGACGTCCGTGAGGCCTACCTCTCGCGCATCCTCGACGATATCGAGCCGGCCCGGCCGCTGCGGGTGGTGATCGACTGCGGCAACGGGGTGACCGGCGAGCTCGCGCCGCAGCTCTTCGAGCGGTTGGGCTGCGACCTGGTCACGCTGTACGCCGAGATCGACGGCGCCTTCCCCAACCACCACCCCGATCCGGGCAAGCCCGAGAACCTCGAGGACCTGATCCGTTGCGTCAAGGAAGGCCGCGCCGACCTGGGCCTGGCCTTCGACGGCGACGGCGACCGGGTGGGGGTGATCACCCCGAGTGGCGCGCTGATCTACCCGGATCGACTGATGATGGCCTTCGCCGAGGACCTGCTGTCGCGCAACCCGGGCGCGCGCATCCTCTTCGACGTCAAGTGCACCGGCAACCTGGCCAAGGTGATCGAACGCGCCGGCGGGGAGGCGGAGATGTACCGCACCGGCCACTCGCTGATCAAGGCGCGCATGAAGGAGAGCGGGGCGCTGCTGGCCGGCGAGATGAGCGGGCATATCTTCTTCACCGAGCGCTGGCTCGGCTTCGATGACGGCCTCTATGCCGCGGCACGCTTGGTGGAGGTGCTGGCCAACCAGGACCTCGATGCCGACGCCTTCTTCGCGCGCTACCCCCAGGACGTCAGCACCCCCGAGGTGAACGTCTCGGTCACCGACGAGAGCAAGTTCGCGATCATCGCTCGCCTGACCGAGGGCGACTTCGGGGGTGGCGTGATGAACACCCTGGATGGCGTGCGCGTCGACTACGACGACGGCTGGGGGCTGTGCCGCGCCTCCAACACCTCGCCGGTGCTGGTACTGCGCTTCGAGGGCAAGGACGAGTCGGCGATGTCGCGCATCCGCGAGCGTTTCGTCGCCAACCTGACCGAGGCGATGGGCGAGGCTCCGGCGCTCTCCGCCCACTAG